A part of Winslowiella toletana genomic DNA contains:
- the pgk gene encoding phosphoglycerate kinase, with translation MSVIKMTDLDLAGKRVLIRSDLNVPVKEGKVTSDARIRASLPTIEQALKQGAKVMVTSHLGRPTEGEYNEEFSLLPVVNYLKDKLGADNVTLAKDYLDGVELTAGKLVVLENVRFNKGEKKDDEALSKKYAALCDVYVMDAFGTAHRAQASTHGVGKFAPVACAGPLLAAELEALGKALKAPARPMVAVVGGSKVSTKFDVLNSLVKIADTVIVGGGIANTFVAIDNNVGKSLYEPDFVAAAKGLRDEFGIPVPTDSRVGTEFSETAPATVKKVSEVQDNEEIMDFGDETAEAMAKLLKEAKTILWNGPVGVFEFPNFRKGTEIIAKAIAESDAFSIAGGGDTLAAIDLFGIEDQISYISTGGGAFLEFVEGKVLPAVAMLEERAKQ, from the coding sequence ATGTCTGTAATTAAGATGACCGATCTGGATCTTGCTGGTAAACGCGTATTAATCCGTTCGGATTTGAACGTGCCAGTGAAAGAAGGGAAAGTGACGTCTGATGCACGTATTCGCGCTTCTCTGCCGACTATCGAACAAGCACTGAAGCAGGGTGCGAAAGTGATGGTAACGTCTCACCTGGGTCGTCCGACCGAGGGTGAATACAACGAAGAGTTCTCTCTGTTGCCGGTTGTTAATTACCTGAAAGACAAACTGGGTGCTGATAATGTCACCCTCGCTAAAGATTACCTCGACGGCGTTGAGCTTACCGCAGGCAAACTGGTGGTGCTGGAAAACGTTCGCTTTAACAAAGGCGAGAAGAAAGATGACGAAGCGCTGTCAAAAAAATATGCGGCGCTGTGCGACGTGTATGTGATGGACGCCTTCGGCACCGCACACCGCGCCCAGGCATCAACCCACGGCGTCGGCAAATTTGCGCCAGTCGCCTGTGCTGGCCCGCTGCTGGCCGCTGAGCTGGAAGCCCTGGGTAAAGCGCTGAAAGCCCCTGCGCGCCCAATGGTCGCCGTCGTGGGTGGTTCTAAAGTTTCCACTAAATTCGACGTGCTGAACTCTCTGGTCAAAATCGCTGACACCGTCATTGTCGGCGGCGGTATCGCTAACACCTTCGTGGCTATCGACAACAATGTCGGTAAATCGCTGTATGAGCCAGACTTCGTTGCAGCGGCCAAAGGTCTGCGTGATGAGTTCGGTATTCCGGTGCCAACTGACTCCCGCGTTGGTACGGAATTCTCTGAAACTGCCCCTGCAACAGTGAAAAAAGTTTCCGAAGTGCAGGATAATGAAGAGATTATGGACTTCGGCGATGAAACCGCAGAAGCGATGGCGAAACTGCTGAAAGAAGCCAAAACCATTCTGTGGAATGGCCCGGTTGGTGTGTTCGAGTTCCCGAACTTCCGTAAAGGCACCGAAATTATCGCTAAAGCAATTGCTGAAAGCGACGCATTCTCTATCGCTGGCGGTGGTGACACCCTTGCAGCGATTGACCTGTTCGGCATTGAAGACCAAATCTCCTACATCTCTACCGGTGGCGGCGCATTCCTTGAGTTTGTCGAGGGCAAAGTACTGCCAGCTGTAGCCATGCTGGAAGAGCGTGCTAAGCAGTAA
- the epd gene encoding erythrose-4-phosphate dehydrogenase has protein sequence MTVRVAINGFGRIGRNVLRALYETGRRAEITVVAINELADATGMAHLLKYDTSHGRFAWDVRQERDLLTVGDDTIRILHLAPIAELPWRELNVDVVLDCTGVYGSRADGEAHLQAGAKKVLFSHPGGHDLDATVVFGVNEKALRPADRIVSNASCTTNCIIPIIKLLDDAFEIESGTVTTIHSAMHDQQVIDAYHPDLRRTRAASQSIIPVDTRLAAGITRIFPKFNDRFEAIAVRVPTINVTAIDLSVSVREAVSASEVNALLQNASEGAFSGIVDYTELPLVSIDFNHDPHSAIVDGTQTRVSGQHLIKTLVWCDNEWGFANRMLDTTLAMAASGFR, from the coding sequence ATGACCGTTCGTGTAGCGATTAATGGCTTTGGGCGCATCGGACGCAATGTGTTACGTGCTTTATACGAAACCGGGCGTCGGGCTGAAATTACCGTGGTTGCCATCAATGAACTGGCCGATGCCACGGGGATGGCGCATCTGCTGAAATATGATACCAGCCACGGGCGTTTTGCCTGGGATGTGCGGCAGGAGCGCGACCTGTTAACGGTCGGCGATGACACCATCCGCATCCTGCACCTCGCGCCGATTGCGGAGTTACCCTGGCGCGAGCTGAACGTGGATGTGGTGCTTGATTGTACCGGGGTTTACGGCAGCCGTGCCGATGGCGAAGCGCATCTGCAGGCCGGGGCGAAGAAGGTGCTGTTCTCCCATCCTGGCGGCCACGATCTTGATGCCACGGTGGTATTTGGCGTCAATGAGAAAGCGCTGCGGCCCGCTGACCGGATTGTGTCTAATGCATCCTGCACCACCAATTGCATTATTCCAATTATTAAGCTGCTGGATGATGCCTTTGAGATTGAATCCGGCACCGTCACCACTATTCACTCGGCGATGCACGATCAGCAGGTTATCGACGCTTATCATCCTGATTTGCGCCGTACCCGTGCTGCCAGTCAGTCGATTATTCCGGTTGATACCCGTCTTGCCGCTGGCATTACCCGTATTTTTCCGAAATTTAACGACCGCTTTGAAGCTATAGCGGTACGTGTGCCGACGATTAACGTAACGGCCATCGATTTAAGCGTCAGTGTGCGCGAAGCTGTCAGCGCATCTGAGGTCAATGCCTTACTGCAAAATGCCTCAGAAGGGGCATTTAGTGGTATAGTTGACTATACGGAATTACCGTTAGTCTCTATTGATTTTAACCATGATCCGCACAGCGCCATCGTTGATGGCACGCAGACGCGGGTCAGCGGTCAGCACCTGATTAAGACCTTGGTCTGGTGCGATAACGAATGGGGCTTTGCTAACCGGATGCTCGATACCACGTTAGCGATGGCCGCAAGCGGTTTCAGGTAA
- the tkt gene encoding transketolase, with product MPSRKELANAIRALSMDAVQKAKSGHPGAPMGMADIAEVLWRDYLNHNPTNPLWADRDRFILSNGHGSMLIYSLLHLSGYDLPMQELENFRQLHSKTPGHPEYGYTAGVETTTGPLGQGIANAVGFAIAERTLAAQFNREGHDIVDHNTWVFMGDGCMMEGISHEVCSLAGTLKLGKLVAFYDDNGISIDGHIDGWFTDDTAQRFEAYGWHVVRGVDGHDAAAIKAAIEEAKTVSDKPSLLMCKTVIGFGSPNKAGTHDSHGAPLGDDEIALTRKQLGWEHAPFVIPQDIYAQWDAKEAGQAKEAAWNDKFAAYAKAHPELAAEFKRRSVNALPENWQAESQKYVEQLQANPAKIASRKASQNAIEAFGKLLPEYLGGSADLAPSNLTIWSGSKPINEDLAGNYIHYGVREFGMTAIANGIALHGGFLPYTATFLMFVEYARNAARMAALMKIRQIMVYTHDSIGLGEDGPTHQPVEQMASLRVTPNMSLWRPCDQVESAVAWKYAIERQDGPTALIFSRQNLAQQDRTAEQLANVARGAYILKDCAGQPELILIATGSEVELAVGAYDQLTTEGRKVRVVSMPSTDAFDKQDAAYREAVLPKAVSARVAIEAGIADYWYKYTGLNGAVIGMTSFGESAPAEKLFDLFGFTVANVVAKAKELI from the coding sequence ATGCCTTCTCGTAAAGAGCTTGCCAACGCCATTCGCGCACTCAGTATGGATGCAGTGCAAAAAGCCAAATCTGGTCACCCGGGCGCCCCGATGGGCATGGCGGATATCGCGGAAGTATTATGGCGCGACTATCTGAACCACAACCCAACCAACCCGCTGTGGGCCGATCGTGACCGTTTTATTCTGTCTAACGGCCATGGCTCAATGCTGATTTACAGCCTGCTGCACCTCAGCGGCTACGATCTGCCGATGCAGGAGCTGGAAAACTTCCGCCAGCTGCATTCCAAAACCCCAGGCCACCCTGAGTATGGCTATACCGCAGGTGTTGAAACCACTACCGGTCCACTGGGCCAGGGCATTGCTAACGCGGTTGGTTTCGCCATCGCAGAACGTACTTTAGCGGCGCAGTTTAACCGTGAAGGCCACGATATCGTCGACCACAACACCTGGGTGTTTATGGGCGACGGCTGCATGATGGAAGGCATCTCCCACGAAGTCTGTTCACTGGCGGGTACGCTGAAGCTGGGCAAACTGGTGGCTTTCTATGATGACAACGGCATCTCCATCGATGGTCATATCGACGGCTGGTTTACTGACGATACCGCGCAGCGTTTTGAAGCTTACGGCTGGCACGTTGTGCGCGGCGTTGACGGCCATGATGCAGCGGCGATTAAAGCCGCCATCGAAGAAGCGAAAACCGTTAGTGACAAGCCTTCACTGCTGATGTGCAAAACCGTAATCGGTTTTGGTTCACCAAACAAAGCAGGCACCCACGATTCACACGGCGCACCGCTGGGTGATGACGAAATCGCACTGACCCGTAAGCAACTGGGTTGGGAGCATGCGCCATTTGTGATCCCACAGGATATTTACGCGCAGTGGGATGCGAAAGAGGCCGGTCAGGCGAAAGAAGCGGCCTGGAACGACAAGTTCGCCGCCTACGCTAAAGCGCACCCGGAACTGGCTGCTGAGTTCAAACGTCGTAGCGTCAATGCGCTGCCGGAAAACTGGCAGGCAGAGTCACAGAAATATGTTGAGCAGCTGCAGGCTAACCCGGCGAAAATCGCCAGCCGTAAAGCCTCGCAGAACGCTATCGAAGCCTTTGGTAAGCTGCTGCCGGAATACCTGGGCGGTTCCGCTGACCTGGCACCGAGCAACCTGACTATCTGGTCTGGCTCGAAACCGATTAACGAAGATCTGGCGGGTAACTACATCCATTACGGTGTGCGTGAGTTCGGTATGACCGCCATCGCTAACGGCATCGCGCTGCACGGTGGTTTCCTGCCGTACACTGCGACCTTCCTGATGTTTGTCGAATATGCGCGTAACGCCGCGCGTATGGCCGCGCTGATGAAAATTCGTCAGATTATGGTCTATACCCACGACTCTATCGGTCTGGGTGAAGATGGCCCGACGCATCAGCCGGTTGAACAGATGGCCAGCCTGCGCGTTACACCAAATATGAGCCTGTGGCGTCCATGTGATCAGGTTGAGTCCGCGGTGGCCTGGAAATATGCCATCGAACGTCAGGATGGCCCGACGGCGCTGATCTTCTCCCGTCAGAACCTGGCGCAGCAGGATCGTACTGCTGAGCAGCTGGCAAACGTGGCGCGCGGTGCTTACATCCTGAAAGATTGCGCAGGCCAGCCTGAGCTGATCCTGATCGCGACCGGTTCTGAAGTTGAACTGGCGGTAGGCGCTTATGACCAGCTGACCACTGAAGGCCGCAAGGTGCGTGTGGTGTCGATGCCGTCTACCGACGCTTTCGATAAGCAGGATGCAGCTTACCGTGAGGCTGTGCTGCCTAAAGCGGTCAGCGCGCGCGTCGCCATCGAAGCGGGTATCGCTGATTACTGGTACAAGTACACCGGTCTGAACGGCGCGGTAATCGGCATGACCAGCTTCGGCGAGTCAGCACCGGCTGAGAAGCTGTTTGATCTGTTTGGCTTTACGGTTGCCAATGTTGTGGCAAAAGCGAAAGAGCTGATCTAA